One stretch of Desulfovibrio sp. UCD-KL4C DNA includes these proteins:
- the csrA gene encoding carbon storage regulator CsrA: MLILTRRPGEALYLDDNIKITVLSVQGRQVKLGLEIPEETTVYREEVYLKIKEQNRMALENRQQDLFAATELWQKKEKN; the protein is encoded by the coding sequence ATGCTGATTCTGACTCGGAGACCAGGCGAAGCTCTTTATCTGGATGACAATATAAAGATTACGGTATTGAGCGTTCAAGGCCGGCAGGTTAAGCTGGGCCTAGAAATACCGGAAGAAACTACTGTCTACAGGGAAGAAGTTTACCTCAAAATTAAAGAACAGAACCGTATGGCGCTTGAAAACAGACAGCAGGACCTTTTTGCTGCGACCGAATTATGGCAAAAGAAAGAAAAAAACTAA
- the fliW gene encoding flagellar assembly protein FliW — protein MAKERKKLIRTRLGEREILEDGIIYFSRGLIGFDDKRDFTLIQIREDSPFLLLQSVEDHNLGLLVVDPYSFMDEYEVKLSDAEKRILRLENIRQLGILVTVTIPPGRPEETTLNLGGPIVINSEARRGMQIPQVDSKYPTHYRPQKDEL, from the coding sequence ATGGCAAAAGAAAGAAAAAAACTAATCAGGACTCGTCTTGGAGAAAGAGAGATACTAGAGGACGGGATTATCTACTTTTCCCGTGGTCTGATCGGCTTTGACGATAAAAGAGATTTTACTCTGATTCAGATTAGAGAAGATTCTCCTTTTCTTTTGTTGCAAAGCGTTGAGGATCATAACTTAGGTCTGCTTGTTGTTGACCCATACAGTTTTATGGATGAATATGAAGTCAAGTTGAGTGATGCTGAAAAAAGAATTTTAAGGCTGGAAAATATTCGTCAGCTTGGCATACTAGTCACTGTGACAATCCCTCCTGGAAGACCAGAGGAGACAACCCTCAATCTTGGCGGGCCTATAGTGATTAATTCCGAAGCCCGTCGCGGGATGCAGATTCCACAGGTGGATTCAAAATATCCAACACACTACCGCCCGCAAAAGGATGAATTGTAA
- the flgM gene encoding flagellar biosynthesis anti-sigma factor FlgM, translating into MKINQFNNTPLKAYSDNKVKNPADKAQSQSTSSTATRDVVNVSSQAKLLGTARQVAAESPDTRDQKVKDLREQVRAGTYKPDIRKTALNLVREDIDFLS; encoded by the coding sequence ATGAAGATCAATCAATTTAACAATACCCCCCTCAAGGCCTATTCTGATAACAAGGTCAAGAACCCGGCAGATAAGGCTCAATCACAAAGTACAAGTTCTACAGCGACTCGTGACGTTGTAAATGTCTCATCACAGGCAAAATTACTCGGAACAGCGCGGCAAGTGGCGGCAGAAAGTCCTGACACTCGAGATCAGAAAGTTAAAGATTTGAGAGAACAGGTGCGCGCAGGGACATACAAGCCGGATATTCGTAAGACAGCTCTGAATCTTGTACGAGAGGACATAGATTTTTTAAGTTAA
- a CDS encoding DVU0524 family FlgM-associated protein, whose product MTNTPAEIRNMLQTYGKQLTNAKRLARFRRALKMSEPVDVVSISRQARRRELVEKISREIIENLIVSGNENPVVSDILEQLELDFGEKHLFEYPLDGSDVQVLKENDQGVVLLSPDEMSEVMNRLWEITLDKVDRTML is encoded by the coding sequence ATGACAAACACCCCTGCTGAAATAAGAAATATGCTGCAAACCTACGGTAAGCAGTTAACCAACGCTAAGAGACTGGCCAGATTCAGGCGTGCCCTGAAGATGAGCGAGCCTGTTGACGTTGTCAGTATTTCACGGCAGGCAAGGCGTCGCGAGCTGGTAGAAAAAATTTCAAGAGAAATTATCGAAAATCTCATTGTTTCGGGTAATGAAAATCCAGTTGTGTCCGATATACTAGAACAGTTGGAATTAGATTTTGGAGAAAAGCACTTATTTGAGTACCCTCTTGATGGAAGCGATGTGCAAGTTCTTAAGGAAAACGATCAAGGGGTCGTTCTTCTTTCTCCTGATGAAATGTCTGAAGTTATGAATCGGCTATGGGAAATAACTTTAGACAAAGTCGATCGAACGATGCTCTGA
- a CDS encoding NAD(+)/NADH kinase: protein MSDCKDFVLIVTKAGGGTAAKLGTIISKWLSARGVNSHVIEHPAPPAHVEVSEYREGCSLVLVLGGDGTFISTAGVVIEWKIPVLGINHGRVGFLAEVMPDDWEIALENYLSHELDISRRLALHYEIQRGTGIIGRGVAVNDLVLSRGSVARIISLDIGQSGQWIKNIRADGVIISTPTGSTAYNVSAGGPLVHPELPVMCITPVCPFLNGVRPMVLPAEMPLTIDISESSGDVFITEDGRVPYPLKTGDRIIITRHENDLLLARIRSNTFFEKLKSKGFLSE, encoded by the coding sequence ATGTCTGATTGTAAAGATTTTGTGCTGATAGTTACGAAGGCTGGAGGGGGCACTGCTGCAAAGCTGGGAACAATCATTTCCAAGTGGCTTTCTGCTCGTGGTGTAAATTCTCACGTAATTGAACATCCTGCTCCTCCTGCTCATGTTGAAGTCAGTGAATATAGAGAAGGTTGTTCACTTGTGCTTGTTCTTGGCGGTGATGGTACTTTTATAAGTACAGCCGGGGTTGTTATAGAATGGAAAATTCCTGTTCTTGGTATTAATCACGGCAGAGTCGGGTTTTTAGCTGAGGTTATGCCTGATGATTGGGAAATTGCACTTGAAAATTATTTGAGCCATGAACTTGATATCTCCAGAAGGCTTGCGCTTCATTATGAAATTCAGCGTGGTACCGGAATTATTGGCCGTGGAGTCGCGGTTAATGATTTGGTTCTTTCCCGTGGTTCAGTAGCCCGGATTATTTCCTTAGATATAGGACAGAGCGGGCAGTGGATTAAAAATATTCGTGCTGACGGGGTTATTATTTCCACTCCTACCGGATCAACAGCCTATAATGTTTCTGCTGGAGGGCCTCTTGTTCATCCGGAACTTCCGGTTATGTGTATTACGCCAGTATGTCCGTTTTTAAATGGAGTTAGACCAATGGTTCTTCCGGCAGAGATGCCTTTAACCATAGATATTTCTGAATCTAGTGGTGATGTCTTTATCACTGAAGACGGTAGAGTTCCCTATCCTTTGAAAACCGGAGACAGGATAATTATTACAAGGCATGAAAATGATTTGTTACTGGCCCGCATTCGTAGCAATACTTTTTTTGAAAAACTTAAAAGTAAAGGTTTCCTTTCGGAGTAA
- a CDS encoding MltA domain-containing protein: MFKSITFIKALLGVCLLSLFLSGCATKIHSVGKTSYRIVKSKAWKSKRARSETVVSGPVKYSALPFSSSESAARRIDIQSQNISSWKNLGPQIRKSIEYAGRNPAGGMALKRKDLRLTWGQLRKSLEDLERLLPRLDRNPELLGKSFVWYELQSGAEMTGYYTPVIEASLTKRGPYKYPVYRVPPDLRKARPGQTHPWSEQLRKGYRVENGRILPYHSRRAIDIDKVLSGRGLEVAWLKDPVDLFYMHVQGGGVLRLPDGRLRTAVFSGTNGLSFKGLGQIMLNKRILKRSQLSREKIKEYLLSHPKQMWELMAENNSYIFFQITRGRPLGANGKPLKSMVSLATDPSLIPLGAIVAFRTDIFPRKGRPSQRVNGLGLAQDTGKAIRGARLDYYLGTGNEFKYPAHHLKKRVPVYLLISRAALRR, from the coding sequence ATGTTTAAATCAATCACTTTTATCAAGGCGTTGTTAGGCGTTTGTCTGCTATCACTGTTTCTTAGTGGATGTGCGACAAAAATTCATAGTGTAGGCAAAACTTCGTATAGAATAGTTAAATCAAAGGCTTGGAAAAGTAAGCGTGCTAGGTCTGAAACCGTAGTTTCTGGTCCTGTAAAATATTCTGCTCTTCCATTTTCTTCTTCTGAAAGTGCCGCCCGCAGGATTGATATACAATCACAAAATATTTCTTCGTGGAAAAATCTCGGACCTCAGATTAGAAAGTCTATTGAGTATGCAGGGCGTAATCCTGCCGGTGGTATGGCTCTTAAAAGAAAAGATTTACGTCTTACATGGGGGCAGCTTCGCAAATCTCTTGAAGACCTTGAAAGGTTATTGCCTCGGTTAGACCGTAACCCGGAGTTGCTTGGAAAGTCCTTTGTCTGGTACGAGCTTCAGTCCGGTGCAGAGATGACAGGATATTATACTCCGGTTATTGAGGCTAGTCTTACGAAAAGAGGTCCGTATAAGTACCCTGTTTATAGAGTGCCTCCTGACTTACGTAAGGCTCGACCTGGGCAGACACATCCATGGTCGGAACAATTGCGCAAAGGGTACCGGGTTGAAAATGGAAGAATTCTTCCGTATCATTCCCGCCGGGCTATTGATATTGATAAAGTGCTTTCTGGCCGCGGCTTAGAAGTCGCGTGGCTAAAAGATCCAGTAGATTTATTTTATATGCATGTTCAGGGAGGCGGAGTACTTCGCTTGCCTGATGGTCGGCTTAGAACAGCTGTGTTCAGCGGTACCAATGGTCTTTCTTTTAAAGGGCTTGGCCAAATAATGCTTAATAAAAGAATTCTCAAAAGGAGCCAACTCTCGCGTGAAAAGATTAAAGAATATCTTCTTAGCCATCCAAAACAAATGTGGGAGTTGATGGCTGAAAATAATAGTTATATCTTTTTTCAGATAACTCGCGGACGTCCGCTCGGGGCTAACGGTAAGCCTTTAAAGTCTATGGTCAGTCTTGCCACTGATCCTTCACTTATACCGCTTGGAGCAATAGTCGCGTTCCGTACAGATATTTTCCCTCGAAAAGGTCGCCCTTCACAGAGGGTAAATGGTCTTGGACTTGCTCAGGATACTGGGAAAGCTATCAGAGGAGCAAGGCTTGATTATTACCTGGGGACTGGGAATGAATTTAAATATCCAGCGCATCATTTGAAAAAAAGAGTTCCGGTTTATTTGTTGATCAGCCGGGCTGCATTAAGAAGATAA
- the gatB gene encoding Asp-tRNA(Asn)/Glu-tRNA(Gln) amidotransferase subunit GatB translates to MVQFETVIGLEVHAQLKTKTKIFCGCSTEFGKDPNENVCEICSGMPGVLPVLNEKVMEYASKMGLATNCIINQKSIFARKNYFYPDLPKGYQISQFELPICEHGHLDISYENKTGEPCKKRIGITRIHMEEDAGKNIHSAAENASFVDLNRTGVPLIEIVSEPDMRSAEEAVAYLKSLRSILLYLGICDGNLEEGSFRCDANISVRPVGQKEFGTRAELKNINSFRNVHKAIQYEVSRQIDLIEDGEEVIQETRLYDADKGTTHSMRGKADAHDYRYFPDPDLVPLVIADEWLAEWQASLPELPAERKARFESDFKISEQDADLLTSEKEVADYFEAVLGSYNEPLKVVNWIKGEFLRELNQTGCAVSECKFTPEMMAKLVDLVDKEVISIKIGKDIFNEIFAGGLDPVKYVKDKGLEQNSDTSSLEVVVDKVLADNPAEVEAYKGGKTKLVSFFMGQVMRETKGQANPGIVSKMIQEKLS, encoded by the coding sequence ATGGTCCAGTTTGAAACAGTCATCGGGCTTGAGGTTCATGCTCAGCTTAAGACTAAGACAAAAATATTTTGCGGATGCTCAACTGAATTTGGAAAAGATCCTAACGAGAACGTCTGTGAGATTTGTTCGGGCATGCCGGGCGTGCTCCCCGTACTTAACGAAAAGGTAATGGAATATGCTTCTAAAATGGGGCTGGCCACTAATTGTATAATTAATCAGAAATCAATTTTTGCACGCAAAAACTATTTCTATCCGGATCTTCCCAAAGGATACCAGATTTCTCAGTTTGAATTGCCTATCTGCGAGCATGGGCATCTTGATATTTCTTACGAAAATAAAACCGGTGAACCATGTAAAAAACGTATCGGTATTACTCGTATCCATATGGAAGAGGATGCAGGGAAAAATATTCATTCCGCTGCTGAAAATGCTAGTTTTGTCGATTTAAACCGCACTGGTGTCCCGCTTATCGAAATAGTCAGCGAGCCGGATATGCGTAGCGCAGAAGAAGCTGTTGCTTACCTTAAGTCTTTACGTAGCATTCTCCTTTACCTGGGCATTTGTGATGGAAACCTTGAAGAAGGCTCTTTCCGCTGTGATGCGAATATTTCTGTGCGCCCGGTTGGTCAGAAAGAGTTCGGAACACGTGCTGAACTTAAAAATATCAACTCATTCAGGAATGTTCATAAAGCCATCCAGTATGAGGTCAGCCGTCAGATTGATCTTATTGAAGACGGTGAGGAAGTTATTCAGGAAACACGGCTTTATGATGCTGATAAGGGCACAACCCATTCCATGCGCGGAAAAGCTGATGCTCATGATTATCGTTATTTTCCAGATCCTGACCTTGTTCCGCTTGTCATAGCTGATGAGTGGCTTGCAGAGTGGCAGGCTTCATTGCCTGAACTTCCGGCAGAGCGTAAAGCACGTTTTGAAAGTGATTTCAAAATAAGCGAGCAGGATGCTGATCTTCTTACTTCTGAAAAAGAGGTTGCTGATTACTTTGAAGCTGTTCTTGGATCATACAATGAACCGCTTAAAGTTGTTAACTGGATTAAAGGTGAGTTCTTGAGGGAACTTAATCAGACTGGTTGCGCTGTTTCAGAGTGCAAATTTACACCTGAAATGATGGCCAAGCTTGTAGATCTTGTTGATAAAGAAGTTATCAGTATCAAGATCGGTAAAGATATTTTTAATGAAATTTTTGCCGGAGGACTTGATCCTGTCAAATATGTTAAAGATAAAGGTCTTGAACAGAATTCTGATACTTCCAGTTTGGAAGTCGTTGTAGATAAAGTTTTGGCAGACAATCCTGCCGAGGTTGAAGCATACAAGGGCGGGAAGACCAAACTTGTCAGCTTTTTCATGGGACAGGTTATGAGAGAGACTAAAGGACAGGCCAACCCCGGTATCGTAAGTAAAATGATTCAGGAAAAACTTTCTTAG
- the mtnA gene encoding S-methyl-5-thioribose-1-phosphate isomerase, whose product MTEHIQFSAEKDALVLLDQRYLPNREDWFYCKTTDDIVEALVVMVVRGAPAIGVTAAYGCYLAAREVAGSADWKKNLEINLDKIENARPTAVNLRWAVREMRRIWQEAGDISLDELCSIWLERAKVIHVDDIRMCEDIGRFGGELIDDGDTIMTHCNAGALATAGYGTALGVIRGAVDQGKKVQVIANETRPFLQGARLTAYELHRDGISVKVACDNACALLMKKGLVQKVVVGADRIAANGDVVNKIGTYGVALLAREFGIPFYVAAPVYTIDPETPTGDDVPIENRISREVTHIGDHRITPEGVEVFNFAFDPTPNELIAGIITEKGVLRPPYSAAIKKLFS is encoded by the coding sequence ATGACCGAACATATTCAGTTCTCTGCGGAAAAAGATGCACTTGTTCTACTAGATCAGCGTTATCTGCCTAACCGTGAAGATTGGTTTTACTGCAAAACTACCGATGATATCGTCGAGGCTCTTGTTGTTATGGTCGTCCGCGGTGCTCCAGCTATAGGCGTTACTGCTGCCTATGGTTGCTATCTTGCTGCACGTGAAGTTGCAGGTAGTGCTGATTGGAAAAAAAATCTCGAAATTAATCTTGATAAAATTGAAAATGCCCGTCCTACAGCTGTAAATCTTCGCTGGGCCGTCCGTGAAATGAGAAGAATCTGGCAGGAAGCTGGAGATATTTCATTGGATGAACTTTGTTCTATCTGGCTTGAAAGAGCAAAAGTGATTCACGTTGATGATATCCGTATGTGTGAAGATATCGGGCGTTTCGGTGGCGAGCTGATTGATGATGGTGATACCATCATGACCCATTGCAATGCCGGAGCTCTTGCTACAGCAGGTTACGGAACCGCGCTTGGAGTTATAAGAGGGGCTGTTGATCAGGGTAAAAAAGTTCAAGTCATTGCCAACGAAACCCGTCCATTTTTACAGGGGGCAAGACTTACAGCATATGAGCTTCACCGTGATGGTATTTCTGTAAAAGTGGCCTGTGACAATGCATGTGCTTTGCTAATGAAGAAAGGTCTGGTGCAGAAAGTTGTTGTAGGTGCTGACAGAATTGCTGCAAACGGTGACGTTGTAAATAAAATCGGAACCTACGGGGTTGCATTGCTTGCCCGCGAATTTGGGATTCCTTTTTATGTGGCAGCTCCCGTGTATACAATTGATCCTGAAACTCCTACAGGTGATGATGTCCCGATTGAAAATCGCATTTCGCGTGAGGTTACCCATATCGGTGATCACAGAATTACTCCCGAAGGAGTTGAAGTTTTCAATTTTGCTTTTGATCCGACCCCTAATGAGCTTATCGCAGGGATTATTACAGAGAAGGGCGTGCTTAGACCTCCTTATTCCGCAGCTATTAAAAAACTCTTTAGTTAG
- the der gene encoding ribosome biogenesis GTPase Der codes for MLPTIALVGRPNVGKSTIFNRLLRKKRALTHDMPGITRDRIYDEGHYDGVKYALVDTGGLVMESANDSEEFQGDIFEQAREAIEESHALILVVDGRMGITPLDEQVASFIRQSNKPILLLVNKVDGSEIEAQCLSEFHGLGFEMMPVSAEHGYNLEALRSKVAALADNTGIVPEEEEPDKVGLKIAMLGRPNAGKSSMVNALTGEERVIVSDIAGTTRDSVNVTFQSGGKLFTFVDTAGVRRRTNISNTIERYSVLRALKSSKIADVTIMVVDAIGGLTKQDKRLLDFLAKEATPFIIAVNKIDLVSQKEREALKQGFEMALRMANHVPVIYTSCISKSGLGGILPLAAKLKAECSIRVSTGQLNRIMKDVIEKHQPPVVKRRRAKFKYLTQADEEPPTFIFFINDERLIRPTYHRFLENKLRKILNIKIAPLNIYFRSTARDKETR; via the coding sequence ATGCTGCCGACCATAGCACTTGTAGGACGTCCTAATGTTGGAAAGTCCACTATATTTAATAGGTTGTTACGAAAAAAGAGAGCTCTGACTCATGATATGCCCGGCATTACCCGCGATCGTATCTATGATGAAGGTCACTATGACGGCGTTAAATACGCTCTTGTAGATACCGGTGGTCTCGTAATGGAGAGCGCCAATGACTCAGAAGAATTTCAAGGTGATATCTTCGAACAGGCTAGAGAAGCCATTGAAGAATCTCACGCTCTTATATTAGTAGTAGACGGGCGTATGGGGATTACTCCTCTTGATGAGCAGGTCGCCAGCTTTATCCGTCAGAGTAATAAGCCGATTCTATTATTGGTAAATAAAGTTGACGGGTCAGAGATTGAAGCTCAGTGCCTGTCCGAATTCCACGGACTCGGGTTTGAAATGATGCCTGTTTCAGCAGAGCATGGTTACAACCTTGAAGCTTTGCGTTCAAAGGTAGCAGCGCTTGCTGACAATACCGGAATTGTTCCTGAAGAGGAAGAGCCTGATAAAGTAGGTCTTAAGATTGCCATGCTTGGACGGCCGAATGCAGGTAAGTCATCAATGGTAAATGCTTTGACCGGAGAAGAAAGAGTAATCGTAAGCGATATTGCTGGTACAACCCGTGACAGTGTTAACGTTACTTTTCAGTCAGGCGGAAAGCTTTTTACTTTTGTAGATACTGCTGGAGTTCGACGCAGAACAAATATTTCAAATACAATCGAAAGGTATAGCGTTCTTCGTGCGCTAAAAAGTAGTAAGATTGCAGATGTAACCATAATGGTTGTTGATGCTATCGGCGGGCTTACCAAGCAGGATAAACGGTTGCTTGATTTTCTTGCAAAAGAAGCCACTCCATTTATCATTGCTGTTAATAAAATTGATCTGGTTTCACAAAAAGAACGTGAAGCACTTAAGCAAGGTTTTGAAATGGCTCTTAGAATGGCAAATCATGTTCCTGTTATTTATACTTCATGTATATCTAAATCAGGGCTTGGAGGAATTCTACCTTTGGCCGCAAAGCTTAAGGCAGAGTGCTCGATAAGAGTTTCCACAGGGCAGCTCAATAGAATCATGAAAGACGTTATTGAGAAGCATCAGCCGCCTGTTGTTAAACGCAGAAGAGCTAAGTTTAAATACCTGACTCAGGCTGATGAAGAGCCTCCAACATTTATTTTCTTTATTAACGATGAAAGGTTGATCAGACCGACGTATCATCGTTTTCTTGAAAATAAACTTAGAAAGATTTTGAATATTAAGATTGCCCCTTTGAATATTTACTTTAGATCCACGGCAAGAGATAAAGAAACAAGATAA
- a CDS encoding response regulator transcription factor, with protein sequence MPNPVGIIIVDDHALVREGLKNILKAQSDINVLGMAENGLEAVRLCKRLNPDVVLMDLSMPVKSGVQAIQELAKDGVRIKLLALTAHVDAEHVFLALDAGASGYVLKNSTSEELVMAIRTVMEGKVYLAPGISAEVAKGFLKKMHTDGCEKLDTLTNREREILKNILAGYKNREIGDILNISVKTVEKHRANLMKKLGLKSIAELKAYGEELTAREIFL encoded by the coding sequence ATGCCTAATCCAGTTGGAATAATAATTGTTGATGACCACGCATTGGTAAGGGAAGGGCTTAAGAATATTCTTAAGGCTCAAAGTGACATCAATGTCTTGGGAATGGCAGAAAATGGGCTTGAGGCTGTCAGGTTGTGCAAAAGGCTTAATCCTGATGTTGTCCTTATGGATTTATCGATGCCCGTTAAAAGTGGCGTGCAGGCTATACAGGAGCTTGCAAAAGATGGCGTACGCATTAAATTATTGGCCCTTACAGCTCATGTTGATGCAGAGCACGTTTTCCTAGCTTTAGATGCTGGCGCAAGTGGGTATGTTCTTAAAAATTCAACCAGTGAAGAACTGGTTATGGCTATTCGCACTGTGATGGAAGGTAAAGTTTACCTTGCCCCGGGAATTTCTGCAGAAGTAGCGAAAGGTTTTTTAAAAAAGATGCATACGGACGGTTGTGAGAAACTCGATACATTGACCAATCGTGAAAGAGAAATTCTCAAGAATATTCTAGCCGGCTATAAAAACCGTGAAATCGGCGACATTTTGAATATAAGTGTTAAAACCGTAGAAAAGCATCGCGCAAATTTAATGAAAAAATTGGGTCTTAAATCCATTGCTGAACTTAAAGCGTATGGAGAAGAGCTTACTGCCAGAGAAATATTTTTATAA
- a CDS encoding DEAD/DEAH box helicase — translation MLVHISKDLTLTDTPAELVKKIKESLTLRNPEYVNAMKYGRRAVRIAKYIKMFSGGRSGRLHCPRGYGVELHRLAKAAGEEITYEDNRRELEPVEFAFSGELRPYQLAALESFSKPSQGILEAGTGAGKTVMALSLIAERKQPCLVLVHTKELLLQWVDRAEQFLGVKAGQVGNGKFNIQPFTVATIQTARNRLDKMVHAFGHIVVDECHRAPASTFQDVVTSFDAKYLTGLSATPYRNDGLDRIINLTLGDVVHRVDPDLLRDTGAILKPEVITVETEFSFAGDASNEYPLMMTAVAEDRGRNTLIAECVQGELEQNSGTLLLVADRTAHLFALAEILEAQGVDVAVLTGKTPTAERELLVGDLNAGKIKVLASTASLIGEGFDCPGLSTLFLCSPIKSKGRLVQIIGRILRPADGKRPRLYDFIDIKVGVLENSAGIRQRIYDEIA, via the coding sequence ATGCTGGTTCATATATCAAAGGATTTAACCCTTACCGACACACCTGCCGAATTGGTGAAAAAGATTAAAGAATCTTTGACACTGCGCAATCCTGAGTATGTTAATGCAATGAAGTACGGTCGTAGAGCTGTACGCATTGCGAAGTATATAAAGATGTTTTCAGGAGGCCGCAGCGGTAGGCTGCATTGTCCGCGTGGTTATGGGGTTGAGTTGCATCGGCTTGCTAAAGCAGCAGGCGAAGAAATTACATATGAAGACAATAGGCGTGAATTAGAACCTGTGGAGTTTGCTTTCAGCGGAGAGCTTAGACCATATCAGTTAGCAGCACTGGAATCTTTTTCTAAGCCTTCACAGGGGATTTTGGAAGCAGGAACCGGGGCAGGTAAAACAGTTATGGCACTATCTTTGATAGCTGAGCGTAAGCAACCTTGTCTTGTGCTTGTTCATACTAAAGAATTACTTCTCCAATGGGTTGATAGGGCAGAGCAGTTTTTGGGTGTTAAGGCCGGACAGGTCGGTAATGGAAAATTTAATATACAGCCTTTTACTGTAGCAACCATCCAGACAGCTCGTAACCGTTTGGATAAAATGGTGCATGCTTTCGGGCATATTGTAGTTGATGAGTGTCATAGAGCCCCTGCAAGCACATTTCAGGATGTTGTCACTAGTTTTGATGCAAAGTATCTGACTGGTCTTTCTGCAACCCCTTACCGCAATGATGGGCTTGATCGGATAATAAATTTAACTCTCGGCGATGTTGTTCATCGTGTTGATCCGGATTTGCTTCGTGATACCGGAGCCATACTTAAACCGGAAGTCATCACTGTGGAAACAGAGTTTTCCTTTGCAGGCGATGCTTCAAATGAATATCCACTTATGATGACAGCTGTTGCTGAGGACCGGGGGCGCAATACCCTCATCGCCGAATGTGTGCAGGGAGAACTTGAGCAGAATTCAGGTACTCTACTGCTTGTGGCAGACAGGACCGCACACCTCTTTGCTCTGGCTGAAATATTAGAGGCACAGGGCGTGGACGTAGCCGTGCTTACCGGAAAGACTCCGACAGCAGAACGTGAGCTTCTTGTTGGAGATTTAAATGCTGGAAAGATAAAAGTTTTGGCAAGCACAGCTTCGCTTATAGGTGAAGGATTTGATTGTCCGGGGCTATCCACTCTTTTCCTTTGTTCCCCTATCAAATCTAAGGGAAGACTAGTGCAGATTATCGGGCGTATTCTAAGACCTGCTGACGGCAAAAGACCAAGACTTTATGATTTTATTGATATCAAAGTAGGGGTGTTAGAGAACAGTGCCGGAATACGGCAACGTATTTATGATGAAATAGCGTAG